Proteins co-encoded in one Centropristis striata isolate RG_2023a ecotype Rhode Island chromosome 24, C.striata_1.0, whole genome shotgun sequence genomic window:
- the LOC131962611 gene encoding snaclec 1-like: MQRLMTRKDFYPVYRITSISITNRIHHAYRINGAKILIGNSQENDGYDNPVCAVIQSIPSGATSTFDCGGMVGRFVYVYLIGQVPLTMCEVEVFGQLAAPWPSYSAVVKGRDIVVVEKKLCWSDALFYCRDFYWDLLSIHSEEEQREVEEVLRSISFPLNKHVWLGLRRYVMGSKWFWMTGTSMDYSNLVTKSIWQNTSPCGGIGTSDHFHWTDLPCGDHIQFICLTEYQTDDKRVMFFSSKRP; encoded by the exons ATGCAGAGACTAATGACCCGCAAAGATTTTTACC CTGTGTACAGGATCACATCTATTAGCATCACCAACAGAATTCATCATGCGTACAGGATCAATGGTGCCAAGATCCTCATTGGGAATTCCCAAGAAAACGACGGCTACGACAACCCAGT gtGTGCTGTTATTCAGTCCATTCCAAGTGGAGCCACCAGCACCTTCGACTGTGGAGGGATGGTAGGTCGGTTTGTCTACGTCTATCTCATTGGCCAGGTCCCATTGACGATGTGTGAGGTCGAAGTGTTCGGAC AGCTTGCTGCTCCTTGGCCCTCCTACAGCGCGGTGGTGAAGGGCAGAGATATAGTCGTGGTGGAGAAGAAGCTATGTTGGTCGGATGCCCTGTTCTATTGCAGGGATTTCTACTGGGACCTGCTCAGCATCCACAGtgaagaggagcagagggaggtggaggaggtgctgAGAAGCATTTCCTTCCCCCTCAACAAACATGTTTGGTTGGGACTGCGCAG GTACGTGATGGGCAGTAAATGGTTTTGGATGACTGGAACTTCCATGGACTACAGCAACCTGGTGACAAAGTCCATCTGGCAAAATACCAGTCCCTGTGGTGGCATTGGCACCAGCGACCACTTCCACTGGACGGATCTTCCATGTGGAGATCACATTCAGTTCATCTGTTTGACAG AATATCAGACTGATGACAAAAGGGTGATGTTCTTCAGCAGCAAAAGACCATAA